One Gemella haemolysans ATCC 10379 DNA segment encodes these proteins:
- the truA gene encoding tRNA pseudouridine(38-40) synthase TruA — translation MRVVLLCRYDGSNYHGFQIQPNNNTIQEEIEKSLKKINKKDVRLYMSGRTDSGVHAYGQVLHFDTDLNIPDEAWVKALNATIPKDIRIVGATSASEDFHVRYNSTQKTYYYKLHIGREVDPFLLNYVGKHSFDFNFEKAQEALQYFIGEHDFSSFCSKNSSVEDKVRTIYSLTMEKDLINPNIVNFEITGNGFLYNMVRIIIGTIQNVAAGKYEANYVKEILEKKERQFAGPKADAAGLYLKEVLYDDDKINKFINNSLKAYCNK, via the coding sequence GTGAGAGTAGTTTTACTTTGTAGGTATGATGGTAGTAATTACCATGGATTTCAAATACAACCAAATAATAATACAATTCAAGAAGAAATTGAGAAAAGTTTAAAGAAAATTAATAAAAAAGATGTACGACTTTATATGAGTGGAAGAACGGATAGTGGGGTTCATGCTTATGGTCAGGTATTGCATTTTGACACGGATTTGAATATTCCAGATGAAGCATGGGTTAAGGCGCTTAATGCTACTATTCCGAAAGATATTAGGATAGTGGGGGCGACGTCAGCTTCGGAAGATTTTCATGTTAGGTATAATAGTACACAAAAAACATATTATTATAAACTTCATATTGGAAGAGAAGTGGATCCATTCTTACTAAATTATGTGGGTAAACATAGTTTTGATTTTAATTTCGAAAAAGCTCAAGAAGCTTTGCAATATTTTATAGGAGAACATGATTTTTCATCATTTTGTTCGAAAAATTCTAGTGTTGAGGATAAGGTTAGAACGATATATAGTTTAACTATGGAGAAAGATTTGATTAATCCTAATATTGTAAACTTTGAAATTACTGGGAATGGTTTCTTATATAATATGGTTAGAATAATTATCGGAACTATACAAAATGTCGCTGCAGGTAAATATGAAGCGAATTATGTTAAAGAAATATTAGAAAAAAAGGAACGACAATTCGCAGGACCGAAAGCTGATGCAGCAGGATTGTATCTTAAAGAAGTGCTTTATGATGATGATAAAATAAATAAATTTATAAATAATAGTTTAAAAGCTTATTGTAATAAATAA
- a CDS encoding energy-coupling factor transporter ATPase, whose product MIKFEDVFFQYSSSKKTALSNINLEIKEGRWLSVLGKNGSGKSTLMKLIYGQNLATSGKVTFNNKEYNKELYDDIKNKIAIVFQNPDNQFVGSTVEEDIAFGLENRNVPQEKMDEIIDRVLEIVDMTDYRKYEPSSLSGGQKQRVAIASSLALDPEILILDEATSMLDPKAKKSILEYIKKINKEKGITIISITHDAEESVYSDDIVILESGEIVYQGNYTTLYADTEILEKYSLEVPFVERIKKDLNNYLNQEIFEIEEDEGSVVRKICKLV is encoded by the coding sequence ATGATAAAATTTGAAGATGTTTTTTTTCAATATTCTAGTTCTAAAAAGACTGCATTATCAAATATAAATTTAGAAATAAAAGAAGGGCGTTGGCTTAGTGTTTTAGGAAAAAACGGTAGCGGAAAGTCAACGCTTATGAAGTTGATTTATGGGCAGAATTTAGCAACTTCTGGGAAAGTAACTTTTAATAATAAAGAATACAATAAAGAACTTTATGATGATATAAAAAATAAAATAGCTATTGTTTTTCAAAATCCTGATAATCAATTCGTAGGATCTACCGTAGAGGAAGATATAGCATTTGGACTTGAGAATAGAAATGTTCCTCAAGAAAAGATGGATGAGATAATAGATAGAGTATTAGAAATTGTTGATATGACGGATTATAGAAAATATGAGCCCTCATCATTATCAGGTGGGCAAAAACAAAGAGTGGCAATAGCATCTTCGCTAGCTTTAGATCCGGAGATTTTAATATTGGATGAGGCTACGAGTATGCTTGATCCTAAAGCTAAAAAGTCTATTTTAGAGTATATAAAAAAAATAAATAAAGAAAAAGGAATAACTATAATCTCTATCACTCACGATGCAGAAGAGAGTGTTTATTCAGATGATATTGTCATATTAGAAAGCGGAGAAATAGTTTATCAAGGGAATTATACAACGCTATATGCTGATACTGAGATTTTAGAAAAATATAGCTTAGAGGTTCCTTTTGTAGAAAGAATAAAAAAAGACTTAAACAATTACCTGAATCAAGAAATATTTGAAATAGAAGAAGACGAGGGGAGTGTAGTAAGGAAAATATGCAAATTAGTTTAA
- a CDS encoding energy-coupling factor transporter ATPase has translation MQISLKSVNYTYNYKTPYAREVLKDINLEIDEGSYTVIVGKTGSGKSTLIEHINGLLLPTKGEVAVDNILITNPQSKKERRELAKKLKILRQDVAVLFQFSEQQLFETSVLKDIIFAPLNYGVAEEKAILKAKELIKLVGLDESYLDKSPFELSGGEMRKVALCGVLALEPKVLILDEPTVALDYQSREEIMAMVKRLKEEFNMTIVLVTHNMDYVLEYADKVFVLKNGEISFEGKVEDLFLNEQVLKENSLELPEVLKFYKKLEANNIVLDVFPRKYEELINALKNKIGSSRNE, from the coding sequence ATGCAAATTAGTTTAAAAAGTGTGAACTATACTTATAATTATAAGACCCCATATGCTAGAGAAGTCTTAAAAGATATAAACTTAGAGATAGATGAAGGAAGTTATACGGTAATAGTAGGTAAGACAGGTAGCGGAAAGTCTACCCTTATAGAGCATATTAATGGCTTATTATTACCTACAAAAGGAGAAGTAGCAGTAGATAATATATTGATTACTAATCCACAGAGTAAAAAAGAAAGAAGAGAATTGGCTAAAAAACTGAAAATATTAAGACAAGATGTTGCGGTGTTATTCCAGTTTTCTGAACAGCAGTTATTTGAAACAAGCGTATTAAAAGATATTATCTTTGCACCCTTAAATTACGGAGTAGCAGAAGAGAAAGCTATCTTAAAAGCAAAAGAATTAATAAAATTAGTAGGACTTGACGAAAGTTACTTGGATAAATCACCTTTTGAATTGTCAGGAGGAGAGATGAGGAAAGTTGCCTTATGTGGTGTACTTGCCTTAGAACCTAAAGTACTAATATTAGACGAACCTACAGTAGCTCTAGATTATCAGAGTCGTGAGGAAATCATGGCTATGGTGAAAAGACTTAAAGAAGAGTTTAATATGACGATAGTACTTGTAACTCATAATATGGATTATGTATTGGAATATGCGGATAAAGTTTTCGTCTTGAAAAATGGAGAAATTAGTTTTGAAGGAAAGGTAGAAGACCTTTTCTTGAATGAACAAGTACTCAAGGAGAATTCATTAGAATTACCAGAAGTATTGAAGTTTTACAAAAAATTAGAAGCAAATAATATAGTATTGGATGTATTTCCTAGGAAATATGAAGAATTAATTAATGCTTTAAAAAATAAGATAGGAAGTAGTAGAAATGAATAA
- a CDS encoding energy-coupling factor transporter transmembrane component T family protein, whose translation MNNSLISKYIPLNTIIHNLDPRVKIFFVIWYLVDVFIAYNVLEFFILILMLLVIVILSKTSPAFLINSVKAISILILFTSLIHLVFNKKGSVLYEVLGWKIYSGALLGIALITVRFILVVAIMVVFMATTSPTEITSAIEKSLGFLQKVGVPISTFALVLSISLRFIPTILEETNRIINAQVSRGSDFNEGSLAQKVRKFIPILIPLFIATLKRADELATAMEVRGYSTTGIRSKYKVLKYNKLDYLSYILIIVITIFIMLV comes from the coding sequence ATGAATAATTCGTTAATAAGTAAGTATATTCCATTAAATACTATTATTCATAATCTTGATCCGCGAGTTAAAATATTTTTTGTGATTTGGTACTTAGTAGATGTCTTTATTGCATATAATGTGTTAGAATTTTTTATCTTAATATTAATGCTACTAGTAATTGTTATATTATCAAAAACAAGTCCAGCATTTTTAATTAATAGTGTAAAAGCTATTAGTATACTAATTTTATTTACTTCATTAATTCATCTTGTTTTTAATAAAAAAGGTAGCGTGTTGTATGAAGTATTAGGTTGGAAGATTTATAGCGGTGCACTTTTAGGAATTGCATTGATTACAGTCAGGTTTATTCTGGTTGTTGCGATTATGGTTGTCTTTATGGCTACTACTTCACCAACAGAAATAACGAGTGCTATAGAAAAGAGTCTTGGATTTCTACAGAAGGTAGGGGTGCCAATCTCAACTTTTGCGCTAGTATTATCTATATCACTTAGATTTATTCCGACTATATTAGAAGAAACTAATAGAATAATAAATGCACAGGTTTCACGTGGTTCAGATTTTAATGAAGGAAGCCTAGCGCAGAAAGTAAGGAAGTTTATTCCTATACTGATACCATTATTTATAGCTACTTTGAAAAGGGCTGATGAGCTTGCTACTGCAATGGAAGTAAGAGGCTATTCTACTACCGGTATAAGAAGTAAGTATAAAGTACTAAAATATAATAAACTAGATTATTTAAGTTATATATTAATAATAGTTATTACAATATTTATAATGTTAGTGTAG
- a CDS encoding L-threonylcarbamoyladenylate synthase, producing the protein METEIINISKSESKEEIYSKLTEYYKRGKLVAIPTETVYGLSANAMDDEAVSKIYEAKGRPSDNPLIVHFYEMSQLDEIVDYSDENVKKLIDKFWPGPMTLILNVKENNGISKKVTAGLNTLAVRMPSNVTARGILKETEILLAAPSANTSGKPSPTKFEHVYHDLNGKIDVIIEDEQSDIGLESTVIDCTRYPLVIARPGDITKEDIESVLGEGSVKYNEEVLTQNVAPISPGMKYRHYSPEAELVLFNDSFENLINILKDKNQKTGFITYKEMESRVDDLNVSIKYLAENEKSVEQSNKNLYNILREFDEEKVEEIFILPIEETKENKALLNRLNKAISKK; encoded by the coding sequence ATGGAAACTGAAATAATTAATATTTCGAAAAGTGAAAGTAAAGAAGAAATATACAGTAAGTTAACTGAGTATTACAAAAGAGGAAAGCTTGTAGCTATTCCAACAGAAACTGTTTATGGCTTAAGTGCTAATGCTATGGATGATGAAGCGGTGAGTAAGATATATGAGGCAAAAGGTCGTCCTAGTGATAATCCACTAATCGTTCATTTTTATGAAATGAGTCAGCTAGATGAGATTGTTGATTATAGTGATGAAAATGTTAAGAAACTTATAGATAAGTTCTGGCCAGGTCCAATGACTTTAATTTTAAATGTTAAAGAAAATAACGGTATTTCTAAAAAGGTTACGGCTGGTTTAAACACTCTTGCTGTTAGAATGCCATCTAATGTTACCGCTCGAGGAATATTAAAGGAAACTGAAATTTTATTAGCAGCACCAAGTGCTAATACAAGTGGAAAGCCATCTCCGACAAAATTTGAACATGTGTATCATGATTTGAATGGGAAAATAGATGTAATAATCGAAGATGAACAATCGGATATCGGTTTAGAAAGTACGGTTATTGATTGTACAAGATATCCACTTGTTATTGCACGCCCTGGGGATATTACTAAAGAAGACATTGAGTCTGTATTAGGAGAAGGTAGTGTGAAGTATAATGAAGAAGTACTTACACAGAATGTCGCACCTATATCGCCAGGAATGAAATATAGACATTATTCTCCTGAAGCGGAATTAGTATTGTTTAATGATTCATTTGAAAATTTAATAAATATTTTAAAAGATAAAAATCAAAAAACCGGTTTCATTACATATAAAGAAATGGAATCTAGAGTTGATGATTTAAATGTTTCTATAAAATATTTAGCAGAGAATGAGAAAAGTGTTGAACAATCTAATAAAAATTTATATAATATTCTAAGGGAGTTTGATGAAGAAAAGGTAGAGGAAATTTTTATACTACCAATCGAAGAAACGAAAGAGAATAAAGCTTTGTTAAATAGACTTAATAAAGCTATAAGTAAAAAATAA
- a CDS encoding glycosyltransferase family 2 protein: protein MKKLYVVIPCYNEEEVLNETAKRLEVKMNSMIEEDLISKDSRVVLVNDGSKDRTWEMIEELHEKNPLFSGINLSRNRGHQNALLAGLMTVKDHCDVSISMDADLQDDINAMDEMMKKYLAGADVVYGVRSARTTDTFFKRFTAEAFYKVMEKLGANTVFNHADYRLMSKRALEGLAQFKEVNLFLRGIVPMIGYPSDIVTYKRAERFAGESKYPLSKMLAFAFEGITSLSVKLIRFITVGGALMIFIAAIVFFYTLYSYFAGVARPGWSSLMISMWFIGGMIMISLGIVGEYVGKIYLETKGRPRFIVEKFLNEEKNEEE from the coding sequence ATGAAAAAGTTATATGTAGTTATACCTTGTTACAATGAAGAAGAGGTATTAAACGAGACTGCAAAAAGATTAGAAGTTAAAATGAATTCTATGATAGAAGAAGATTTAATTTCAAAAGATAGCCGTGTTGTCTTAGTGAACGATGGTTCAAAAGACAGAACATGGGAAATGATAGAAGAACTTCATGAAAAAAATCCGTTATTTAGTGGTATTAATTTAAGTAGAAATAGAGGACACCAAAATGCACTTTTAGCAGGACTTATGACTGTTAAAGATCACTGTGATGTAAGTATTTCTATGGATGCTGATTTACAAGATGATATTAATGCTATGGATGAAATGATGAAGAAATATCTAGCGGGTGCTGATGTAGTTTATGGTGTTCGTTCTGCAAGAACTACGGATACATTCTTTAAACGTTTCACAGCCGAAGCATTCTATAAAGTAATGGAAAAACTGGGAGCAAATACAGTGTTTAACCATGCTGACTATCGTTTAATGAGTAAACGTGCGTTAGAAGGATTAGCTCAGTTTAAAGAAGTAAACTTATTCTTACGTGGTATTGTTCCTATGATAGGATATCCAAGCGATATTGTTACATATAAACGTGCAGAAAGATTTGCTGGAGAAAGTAAATATCCATTATCTAAGATGTTAGCATTTGCTTTCGAAGGAATTACTTCTTTATCTGTAAAGTTAATTAGATTTATCACTGTAGGCGGAGCATTAATGATATTTATTGCTGCGATAGTATTTTTCTACACATTGTATAGTTATTTTGCAGGAGTTGCAAGACCAGGATGGTCAAGTTTAATGATATCAATGTGGTTTATCGGTGGAATGATTATGATTTCACTAGGTATTGTGGGTGAATACGTAGGTAAAATCTACTTAGAAACAAAAGGACGCCCAAGATTTATTGTTGAAAAATTCTTAAACGAAGAGAAAAACGAAGAGGAATAA
- a CDS encoding leucine-rich repeat domain-containing protein encodes MKKVIYKAFIITLLGLTVSAPVIKANDGYVPFGEKKFTEIENSEKIEFDDLNLKEALIEYYKFHINKDFKGEEITVGMMEQFTSLSLPWKNIFSLKGLEYAVNLKSLNLSNNFIEDITPLEKLVELEDLNLTNNKIKDPKSLAKLTKLRQLVLRKNLMNNLDFLNDLKVESLDISMNSVLKDYIPNNLKLENLRSLNLSGIGLDNISFLKNAGKLERLVAEENAIKDLTPLAELKTLRTLYLDRNNISDITALKDLVSLEELLLYKNNIENVDALKDKKYLYRLMLNDNLGLKNIDALKDVPNISSIDISNTSVTDISALKDAKYLYYIALKDTKISDDDITAFEKSNLEVKKSNNIDKKIEIVKTEAAKYFSIKNYIFMVLMLIFTFSGIRSYWRKNK; translated from the coding sequence ATGAAAAAGGTAATATATAAAGCTTTTATCATAACGTTATTAGGATTAACAGTATCTGCTCCTGTGATAAAGGCTAACGATGGCTATGTACCCTTTGGAGAAAAGAAATTTACAGAAATTGAAAATAGTGAAAAAATAGAGTTCGATGACCTAAATCTTAAAGAGGCTTTAATAGAATACTATAAGTTTCATATTAATAAAGACTTTAAAGGTGAGGAAATAACTGTAGGTATGATGGAGCAATTTACAAGTCTATCATTACCTTGGAAAAACATTTTTTCTCTAAAAGGTTTAGAATACGCTGTTAACTTAAAAAGTCTAAACTTATCTAATAACTTTATTGAAGATATTACACCATTAGAAAAGTTAGTTGAATTAGAAGATTTAAATCTTACAAACAATAAAATAAAAGATCCAAAGAGTTTAGCTAAATTAACAAAGTTAAGGCAATTAGTGCTTAGAAAAAATTTAATGAATAATTTAGATTTTCTAAATGACCTAAAAGTAGAATCATTAGATATTTCGATGAACAGTGTTTTAAAAGATTATATTCCGAATAATTTAAAACTAGAAAATCTAAGAAGTCTAAATCTTTCAGGTATAGGTTTAGATAATATATCATTTTTAAAAAATGCAGGGAAACTTGAGCGTTTAGTTGCTGAAGAAAATGCTATTAAAGACTTAACTCCATTAGCTGAATTGAAGACTTTAAGAACTTTATATTTAGATAGAAATAATATTAGCGACATTACAGCGCTTAAAGATTTGGTTAGTTTAGAAGAACTACTATTATATAAAAATAATATCGAGAATGTAGATGCGTTAAAAGATAAAAAATATCTATATCGACTAATGTTAAATGATAATCTAGGTTTAAAAAATATAGATGCATTAAAAGATGTACCAAATATTTCTAGCATAGATATATCTAATACTTCGGTAACCGATATTTCAGCATTAAAGGATGCTAAGTATCTATATTATATCGCTTTGAAAGATACAAAAATTAGTGACGATGATATAACTGCATTTGAGAAAAGTAATCTAGAAGTTAAAAAATCTAATAACATTGATAAAAAGATAGAAATAGTAAAAACAGAAGCTGCGAAATATTTTAGTATTAAAAATTATATTTTTATGGTATTAATGCTAATTTTTACTTTTAGTGGTATTAGAAGTTACTGGAGAAAAAATAAATAA
- the thrS gene encoding threonine--tRNA ligase, protein MAKLVFPDGNVREYDNKTPLEIAESISVSLKKKVISAKLDEDYIEVNKPITKDGHLKLIVADDEDKDSLYVLRHTCAHVLAQALRRLYGKDVHFGVGPAIDGGFYYDFDAEYKVSEEDFKAIEKEVKKIISENYAIEGREVSKEEALEIFKEDPYKVELINDLPADEVITVYTQGDFTDLCRGGHLSATSKIKEFKLLSVAGAYWRGNSDNKMLQRIYGTAYFTKEHLEQHLVRLQEARERDHRKLGKELGIFTTSQKVGAGLPLWLPNGATIRRTIERYIVDKEVELGYDHVYTPIMGSKDLYITSGHWEHYQEDMFPPMEMDHETMVLRPMNCPHHMMVYKNERHSYRELPIRIAELGMMHRYEASGAVSGLQRVRGMTLNDAHIFVRPDQLKDEFKLTVGLIEEAYKDLGIKNFSYRLSYRDPENTEKYFDDDAMWNNAQQMLKETADELGLDYVEAEGEAAFYGPKLDVQVETAIGKQETLSTIQLDFLLPERFELEYIGEDGKAHRPVVIHRGIVSTMERMVAFLLEEYKGDLPTWLSPNQVRIIPVNNDYHYDYSKEIMQELKKAGVKVAIDDRDEKLGYKIREAASKKIPYTLVIGDKEVENRNVNVRTFGSLNQKEESFAEFKENILREINERLIEKNA, encoded by the coding sequence ATGGCTAAATTAGTTTTTCCAGATGGAAATGTAAGAGAATATGATAATAAAACACCATTAGAAATCGCTGAAAGTATTAGTGTAAGTCTTAAGAAAAAAGTGATTTCTGCAAAATTAGATGAGGATTATATCGAAGTTAACAAACCAATAACAAAAGATGGTCACTTAAAACTTATCGTTGCAGATGATGAAGATAAAGATAGTTTATATGTATTACGTCACACTTGTGCACACGTATTAGCGCAAGCATTAAGAAGATTATATGGTAAAGATGTACACTTCGGTGTTGGTCCAGCTATTGATGGTGGATTCTACTATGACTTTGATGCTGAATATAAAGTATCAGAAGAAGACTTTAAAGCAATCGAAAAAGAAGTTAAGAAAATTATTAGCGAAAACTATGCAATTGAAGGTCGCGAAGTAAGTAAAGAAGAAGCTTTAGAAATCTTTAAAGAAGATCCATATAAAGTAGAATTAATTAATGACCTTCCAGCTGATGAAGTTATTACAGTTTACACACAAGGAGACTTCACTGACCTTTGTCGTGGTGGACACCTAAGTGCAACTTCAAAAATTAAAGAATTTAAATTATTATCTGTAGCTGGTGCATACTGGAGAGGTAATAGTGATAATAAAATGTTACAACGTATCTACGGAACAGCTTATTTCACTAAAGAACATTTAGAACAACACTTAGTACGTCTACAAGAAGCACGTGAACGTGATCACAGAAAACTAGGTAAAGAATTAGGAATCTTCACTACAAGTCAAAAAGTTGGTGCTGGATTACCATTATGGTTACCAAATGGTGCTACTATCCGTCGTACTATCGAAAGATATATCGTTGATAAAGAAGTAGAGTTAGGATATGACCACGTTTATACTCCAATTATGGGATCTAAAGATCTATATATTACAAGTGGACACTGGGAGCACTACCAAGAAGACATGTTCCCACCAATGGAGATGGATCACGAAACAATGGTACTTCGTCCTATGAACTGTCCTCACCATATGATGGTTTATAAAAATGAACGTCACTCATACCGTGAACTTCCAATCCGTATCGCAGAGCTTGGAATGATGCACCGTTATGAAGCAAGTGGTGCAGTAAGTGGATTACAACGTGTTCGTGGTATGACTCTAAACGATGCTCACATTTTCGTACGTCCAGATCAACTTAAAGATGAATTTAAACTTACTGTAGGACTTATCGAAGAAGCATATAAAGATTTAGGTATTAAAAACTTTAGCTACCGTCTATCATACAGAGATCCAGAAAACACTGAGAAATACTTCGATGATGATGCAATGTGGAACAATGCTCAACAAATGTTGAAAGAAACTGCTGACGAGTTAGGATTAGACTATGTTGAAGCTGAAGGTGAAGCTGCATTCTACGGACCGAAACTTGACGTTCAAGTAGAAACAGCAATCGGAAAACAAGAAACATTATCTACAATTCAATTAGACTTCTTATTACCAGAGAGATTCGAATTAGAATATATTGGTGAAGATGGAAAAGCTCACCGTCCAGTAGTTATCCACCGTGGTATCGTATCAACAATGGAAAGAATGGTTGCCTTCTTATTAGAAGAGTACAAAGGAGATTTACCAACATGGTTATCACCAAACCAAGTACGTATTATCCCAGTAAACAATGACTACCACTATGATTATTCTAAAGAAATCATGCAAGAACTTAAAAAAGCTGGTGTTAAAGTAGCTATCGATGATAGAGATGAAAAACTAGGATATAAAATCCGTGAAGCAGCAAGCAAAAAAATTCCATATACTTTAGTAATTGGAGATAAAGAAGTAGAAAACAGAAATGTTAATGTTAGAACATTTGGTTCATTAAACCAAAAAGAAGAAAGCTTTGCTGAATTTAAAGAAAATATCTTAAGAGAAATCAACGAAAGATTAATCGAGAAAAATGCATAG
- a CDS encoding peptidylprolyl isomerase has translation MLTQLTKNVKKGQVRVKIKTTHGDMTFKLFEKDIPKAVENFLTHAKNGYYKGIIFHRVIKDFMIQGGDPTGTGMGGESIWGRSFEDEFSMDYFHFYGALSMANAGPNTNGSQFFIVQNSHVDARTLQALEQGGWPQEAVEGYAKLGGTPHLDHRHTVFGHLIAGAKTLEAIAAVKTGAQDKPVEEVVILDIEVK, from the coding sequence ATGTTAACTCAATTAACAAAAAATGTAAAAAAAGGTCAAGTTAGAGTAAAAATTAAAACTACTCACGGAGATATGACTTTCAAACTATTTGAAAAAGATATTCCAAAAGCAGTAGAAAACTTTTTAACTCATGCAAAAAATGGTTACTATAAAGGTATTATTTTCCACCGTGTAATTAAAGATTTTATGATTCAAGGTGGAGACCCAACTGGTACAGGTATGGGAGGAGAATCAATTTGGGGACGTAGTTTCGAAGATGAATTCTCAATGGATTACTTCCACTTCTACGGTGCGTTAAGTATGGCGAATGCTGGACCAAACACAAATGGAAGTCAATTCTTTATCGTTCAAAATTCTCACGTAGATGCTAGAACTTTACAAGCACTTGAACAAGGCGGTTGGCCACAAGAAGCTGTTGAAGGATATGCTAAACTAGGGGGAACTCCTCATTTAGATCACCGTCACACAGTATTTGGACACCTAATCGCTGGTGCAAAAACTTTAGAAGCTATTGCAGCTGTAAAAACTGGAGCTCAAGATAAACCAGTTGAAGAAGTTGTAATCCTTGATATAGAAGTTAAATAA